One part of the Flavobacterium johnsoniae UW101 genome encodes these proteins:
- the ilvD gene encoding dihydroxy-acid dehydratase, which translates to MELNKYSKTITQDQTQPAAQAMLYGIGLTEEDLKKAQVGIVSMGYDGNTCNMHLNDLAKDVKKGVWDAGLVGLIFNTIGVSDGISNGTEGMRYSLVSRDVIADSIETVAGAQWYDSIIAIPGCDKNMPGALIAMGRLNRPSMMVYGGSIHSGKWKGESLNIVSAFEALGKKVKGEITPEDFKGVIQNACPGAGACGGMYTANTMSSAIEALGMSMPYSSSNPALSQEKRDECIAAGEAIKVLLEKDIKPRDIMTRKAFENAITIVAVLGGSTNAVMHLIAMAHSVGITITLDDFQAINDRTPVLADMKPSGKYMMEDIHEVGGIPGVMKYLLKVGLIHGDCLTVTGKTVAENLASTPDLQDGQEVIHEIQKALKPTGNIQVLYGNLASEGAVAKISGKEGEYFEGPAVVFEGEFEVIPGLQAGKIKPGNVVVIRGCGPKGGPGMPEMLKPTSAIIGAGLGSSCALITDGRFSGGSHGFVVGHVTPEAYDGGGIALVKDGDLIAIDAVKNTIDLKISDEEFAARKAAWVQPALKVDRGVLLKYARSVSSASTGCVTDN; encoded by the coding sequence ATGGAATTAAATAAGTACAGCAAAACCATCACTCAAGATCAAACACAGCCTGCGGCGCAAGCAATGTTGTATGGAATTGGTTTAACTGAAGAAGATTTAAAAAAAGCACAAGTTGGTATTGTCAGCATGGGTTATGATGGTAATACTTGCAATATGCACTTAAATGATTTAGCAAAAGATGTTAAAAAAGGTGTTTGGGATGCTGGTCTGGTCGGACTTATTTTTAATACCATTGGTGTAAGTGACGGAATTTCTAACGGTACAGAAGGAATGCGTTATTCATTAGTTTCTCGTGATGTAATCGCAGATTCTATTGAAACTGTAGCCGGTGCACAATGGTACGATAGTATTATTGCAATTCCTGGCTGCGATAAAAATATGCCTGGAGCATTAATCGCAATGGGAAGATTAAACCGTCCGTCAATGATGGTTTATGGAGGATCTATCCACTCAGGAAAATGGAAAGGTGAATCTCTAAACATCGTTTCTGCTTTTGAAGCTTTAGGAAAAAAAGTAAAAGGCGAAATTACTCCGGAAGATTTTAAAGGTGTTATTCAAAATGCTTGTCCTGGAGCTGGTGCCTGCGGTGGTATGTATACTGCAAACACTATGTCTTCTGCAATTGAAGCATTAGGTATGAGTATGCCTTACAGTTCTTCTAACCCTGCTTTGAGTCAGGAAAAAAGAGACGAATGTATTGCTGCCGGAGAAGCTATTAAAGTTTTATTAGAAAAAGATATTAAGCCAAGAGATATTATGACTCGTAAAGCTTTCGAAAATGCTATTACAATTGTAGCAGTTTTAGGAGGTTCTACAAACGCAGTTATGCACTTAATTGCAATGGCACACTCTGTTGGTATTACAATTACTCTTGATGATTTTCAGGCAATTAACGACAGAACACCTGTTCTTGCCGATATGAAACCAAGTGGTAAATATATGATGGAAGACATTCACGAAGTGGGAGGTATTCCGGGTGTAATGAAATATTTATTGAAAGTGGGACTTATCCACGGAGATTGTTTAACAGTAACTGGAAAAACAGTTGCTGAAAACTTAGCTTCTACACCGGATTTACAAGACGGACAAGAAGTAATTCATGAAATTCAAAAAGCGTTAAAACCAACAGGAAATATTCAGGTTTTATACGGAAACCTTGCTTCTGAAGGAGCTGTGGCAAAAATCAGCGGAAAAGAAGGGGAATATTTCGAAGGACCAGCTGTTGTATTTGAAGGGGAATTTGAAGTAATTCCAGGCTTGCAGGCCGGAAAGATTAAACCAGGTAATGTCGTCGTCATTAGAGGTTGTGGACCAAAAGGTGGTCCGGGAATGCCTGAAATGCTAAAACCGACATCTGCCATTATTGGTGCAGGATTAGGAAGCAGCTGTGCACTTATTACAGACGGCAGATTCTCCGGAGGTTCACACGGATTCGTGGTAGGACACGTAACACCAGAGGCTTATGATGGAGGTGGTATTGCACTAGTAAAAGATGGAGATTTAATTGCTATCGATGCTGTAAAAAATACAATCGACCTGAAAATATCTGACGAAGAATTTGCAGCTCGTAAAGCGGCTTGGGTTCAACCAGCGCTAAAAGTTGACAGAGGGGTTTTACTTAAATACGCAAGATCGGTTTCTAGTGCTTCAACAGGCTGTGTTACCGATAATTAA
- the leuB gene encoding 3-isopropylmalate dehydrogenase: MNLKIAVLPGDGIGPEVIAQAKKALYAIGEVYNHEFVFEEALMGAIAIDKTGNPLPEQTLNLCLNTDAVLLGAIGDPKYDNNPNAKVRPEQGLLKLRKELGLFANIRPIKPFKALIDASPLKREIIEGADFTIFRELTGGAYFGTKTLNDEGTHASDLCEYSEEEITRIAHLAFKSAQNRRKKLTMVDKANVLETSRLWRKVVQKVGESYPDVILDFLFVDNAAMQLILNPKQFDVILTENLFGDILSDEASVITGSIGLLPSISLGEKNALFEPIHGSYPQAKGKNIANPIASILAAGLLLEHFGLTKEANVVFQAVKKAIEYEVVTVDLKPDSKFGTNEVGEFVSNFIFSKDDLLYFNNDNVSIGQSTIV, encoded by the coding sequence ATGAATTTGAAAATAGCAGTTTTACCAGGAGACGGAATTGGACCAGAAGTTATTGCACAGGCCAAAAAAGCATTATATGCTATTGGCGAAGTGTACAATCATGAATTTGTTTTTGAAGAAGCACTCATGGGTGCGATCGCTATTGACAAAACTGGAAACCCGCTCCCGGAGCAGACTTTAAATCTTTGTTTAAATACTGATGCTGTTTTGCTTGGTGCTATTGGAGATCCAAAATACGATAACAACCCAAATGCAAAAGTTCGTCCGGAGCAAGGTTTGTTAAAACTTCGAAAAGAACTTGGTTTGTTTGCCAATATTCGTCCTATTAAACCATTTAAGGCTTTAATTGATGCTTCTCCTTTAAAAAGAGAGATTATTGAAGGAGCAGATTTTACAATTTTCAGAGAATTAACCGGCGGTGCTTATTTTGGTACAAAAACATTAAATGATGAAGGCACACATGCTTCGGATTTATGTGAGTATTCTGAAGAAGAAATAACGAGAATTGCACATTTAGCTTTTAAATCGGCACAAAACCGACGCAAGAAGTTAACTATGGTAGACAAAGCAAATGTTTTGGAAACTTCCAGATTATGGAGAAAAGTGGTTCAAAAAGTAGGCGAAAGCTATCCAGATGTAATTTTGGACTTTTTATTTGTAGATAACGCAGCAATGCAGCTGATTTTGAATCCAAAACAATTTGATGTGATTTTAACTGAGAATTTATTTGGAGATATTTTATCTGATGAAGCCAGCGTAATTACAGGATCTATTGGTTTACTGCCATCAATATCTTTAGGAGAAAAAAATGCTTTGTTTGAGCCAATTCATGGTTCATATCCACAAGCAAAAGGAAAAAATATTGCCAATCCAATTGCTTCGATTTTAGCTGCAGGACTTTTGTTAGAACATTTTGGATTAACTAAAGAAGCGAATGTAGTTTTTCAGGCAGTTAAAAAAGCAATTGAATATGAAGTTGTTACTGTTGATTTAAAACCAGATTCAAAATTTGGTACAAATGAAGTAGGGGAGTTTGTTTCCAATTTCATTTTCAGCAAAGATGACTTATTATATTTTAATAATGATAATGTTTCGATTGGTCAATCGACAATAGTTTAG
- a CDS encoding 2-isopropylmalate synthase, with product MNREKVQIFDTTLRDGEQVPGCKLDTKQKLVIAERLDKMGVDIIEAGFPVSSPGDFLSVSEICKIVENATVCGLTRAVKNDIDVAAAALKHAKKPRIHTGIGTSESHILHKLQTTPEDIIARAKFAVAHAKSYVEDVEFYAEDAGRTDNAFLAKVCEEVIKSGATVLNIPDTTGYCLPEEYGAKIKYLKENVKGIENVILSCHCHNDLGMATANSIAGAINGARQIECTINGIGERAGNTALEEVVMIFKQHPYLNLDTNINTRELNEMSRLVSESMGMIVQPNKAIVGANAFAHSSGIHQDGVIKNRATYEIMDPLDVGVNESSIILTARSGRAALAYRAKKVGYELTKTQLDTVYIEFLKFADIKKEVVDADIHQIIEASKIEGELIRS from the coding sequence ATGAATAGAGAGAAAGTTCAAATTTTTGACACCACTTTACGCGACGGTGAGCAAGTTCCAGGATGCAAGTTAGATACTAAGCAAAAATTAGTTATCGCAGAACGACTAGACAAAATGGGAGTTGATATTATCGAAGCTGGTTTTCCTGTGTCAAGTCCGGGCGATTTTTTATCGGTCTCTGAGATTTGTAAAATTGTAGAAAATGCAACGGTCTGCGGACTAACAAGAGCCGTGAAAAACGACATTGATGTTGCTGCAGCTGCTTTAAAGCACGCGAAGAAACCTAGAATCCATACTGGAATCGGAACTTCTGAATCTCATATACTCCACAAATTACAAACTACGCCTGAAGATATTATTGCAAGAGCCAAATTTGCAGTAGCACACGCAAAATCGTATGTAGAAGATGTAGAATTCTACGCAGAAGATGCTGGTAGAACTGATAATGCTTTCCTTGCAAAAGTTTGTGAAGAAGTTATTAAATCTGGTGCAACTGTATTAAATATTCCTGACACAACAGGATATTGTCTTCCGGAAGAATATGGAGCAAAGATTAAATATTTAAAAGAAAACGTAAAAGGAATCGAAAACGTAATCCTTTCATGCCACTGTCATAACGATTTAGGAATGGCAACTGCAAACTCAATTGCAGGTGCAATTAATGGTGCAAGACAAATCGAGTGTACTATTAACGGTATTGGAGAAAGAGCAGGAAATACTGCACTTGAAGAAGTGGTAATGATTTTTAAACAACATCCTTACTTAAACTTAGATACAAACATCAATACAAGAGAATTAAACGAAATGAGCCGTTTAGTTTCTGAAAGTATGGGAATGATTGTACAGCCAAATAAAGCTATCGTTGGAGCAAATGCTTTTGCACATAGTTCTGGAATTCATCAGGATGGTGTTATCAAAAACAGAGCAACTTACGAAATTATGGATCCGCTTGATGTGGGTGTAAACGAATCTTCTATCATTTTGACTGCAAGAAGCGGAAGAGCAGCATTAGCGTACCGTGCTAAAAAAGTAGGTTACGAGCTTACAAAAACACAATTAGACACTGTTTACATTGAGTTCTTGAAGTTTGCTGACATTAAAAAAGAAGTAGTAGACGCAGATATTCACCAAATTATAGAAGCTTCTAAAATTGAAGGTGAATTAATCAGAAGCTAA